In Mercurialis annua linkage group LG6, ddMerAnnu1.2, whole genome shotgun sequence, the following are encoded in one genomic region:
- the LOC126687570 gene encoding E3 ubiquitin-protein ligase SINA-like 10: protein MACVCAVFTAVEPLFNVEGVYLIIKYKFSLFATIATDSSISEYTNCSYSQINQKMSDNIVVSSLNMELMDCPICCEPLTTPIIQCENGHATCNACSEKTQKCHSCTLPIGRMRNRILEDVAESLRVCCAFKNYGCPETVRYPDKINHEKLCSFIECSCPIEVCNVKGTSEMIYAHCKVMHKDFVKPFVFCRKFHVSVRLNDNCFILQEDNTDIVFILNNTICSYGNILTMCCLGPLATGCCPYEIEVNANSSHKFHSATQNIQGTINYYRSFSGFLLDSDHKFFVDGMIKMEFCVYRALELA from the exons ATGGCTTGTGTTTGTGCAGTGTT tACTGCCGTTGAACCCTTGTTCAATGTTGAAGGGGTTTActtgattataaaatataagttcAG CCTCTTC gCTACCATAGCAACTGATTCAAGCATTTCAGAGTACACAAATTGTTCATATTCTCAGATTAACCAGAAGATGTCCGATAATATTGTTGTGTCTTCACTTAATATGGAACTTATGGATTGCCCAATATGCTGTGAACCCTTAACAACTCCAATTATTCAG TGTGAAAATGGGCATGCAACATGCAACGCATGCTCGGAGAAGACTCAAAAGTGCCATTCTTGCACCCTGCCTATCGGGAGAATGAGGAACCGGATTCTGGAAGATGTTGCTGAGTCTTTGAGAGTTTGTTGCGCGTTCAAGAATTATGGATGCCCAGAAACTGTTAGGTACCCCGATAAGATCAACCACGAAAAGTTATGTTCTTTTATAGAGTGTTCATGCCCCATTGAAGTTTGCAATGTCAAGGGAACATCTGAAATGATTTATGCTCACTGTAAAGTGATGCATAAAGATTTTGTGAAGCCGTTTGTTTTTTGTCGTAAATTCCATGTTTCTGTCCGGCTGaatgataattgttttattctCCAAGAGGATAACACCGACATTGTGTTTATTCTGAACAACACAATTTGTTCTTATGGGAATATTCTTACAATGTGTTGTCTTGGACCGTTAGCAACTGGATGCTGCCCTTATGAAATTGAAGTGAATGCCAACTCAAGTCACAAGTTTCACAGTGCTACCCAGAACATTCAAGGCACCATCAATTATTATCGTTCTTTTTCAGGTTTCCTTCTTGATAGTGACCACAAATTTTTCGTTGACGGTATGATCAAGATGGAGTTTTGTGTTTATCGCGCACTAGAGCTTGCTTAA